From Rhododendron vialii isolate Sample 1 chromosome 10a, ASM3025357v1, the proteins below share one genomic window:
- the LOC131304297 gene encoding ribulose-phosphate 3-epimerase, cytoplasmic isoform isoform X1 codes for MPIAKIAPSMLSSDFANLASEADRMIQCGADWLHMDIMANIFSKSYWVLVLVPLQDGHFVPNLTIGAPVIQSLRKHSKAYLDCHLMVTNPLDYVEPLGKAGASGFTFHVEASKDNWQELVQQIKSKGMKPGVALKPGTPVEEVYPLLDGENPVEMVLVMTVEPGFGGQKFMPETMEKVRDLRKKYPSLDIEVDGGLGPSTIDAAASAGANCIVAGSSVFGAPEPAQVISLLRKSVEVAH; via the exons ATGCCGATAGCGAAGATTGCACCGTCGATGCTGTCATCGGACTTCGCCAATTTGGCATCGGAAGCCGATCGCATGATTCAGTGCGGCGCCGATTGGCTCCACATGGACATCATG GCGaatattttctcaaaatcttACTGGGTTCTTGTCTTGGTTCCTCTGCAGGATGG ACATTTTGTACCAAATCTTACTATTGGCGCTCCTGTCATTCAAAGCCTTAGAAAGCACTCCAA GGCATATTTGGATTGTCATCTTATGGTCACAAATCCTCTTGACTATGTGGAACCATTAGGAAAAGCTGGTGCTTCAGGTTTTACATTTCATGTTGAGGCATCCAAAG ATAATTGGCAAGAACTTGTCCAGCAGATTAAATCGAAGGGCATGAAGCCTGGTGTGGCTTTGAAGCCCGGAACACCTGTTGAAGAGGTTTATCCACTG CTTGATGGTGAAAATCCTGTGGAAATGGTTCTTGTTATGACTGTGGAACCTGGATTTGGTGGGCAGAAGTTCATGCCCGAAACGATGGAAAAG GTAAGAGATCTGAGAAAGAAGTACCCGTCACTTGATATAGAG GTGGATGGAGGTTTGGGGCCTTCGACCATTGATGCTGCAGCTTCAGCCGGAGCAAACTGCATCGTCGCTGGAAGTTCAGTGTTTGGAGCTCCCGAGCCAGCTCAAGTCATATCACTTTTGAGAAAGAGTGTGGAGGTGGCTCATTGA
- the LOC131304291 gene encoding protein LYK2-like, producing the protein MWIKWFVLEISTTMTRHQLGALFFFTWGMVSALAQNLLSCDSNSKSAVSGYFCNGFPSKCDTFVILRTNPCYWSLSNLSSYLGINRFVLAQANGFSADTEFLPQHWPLLIPIECQCNSGNFEAVVTKTTIKGESFYGITESLEGLTTCKSIREKNPSVSPWNLKDKIQLVIPLRCACPNSSEFNLNIKLLISYPVSGGDTISNLALRFNITPESIIFVNKKSLGSSKPENLLPVSTTLLIPLKEKPVFGPDWGSRNTSISVAKPRKKRSRMMKIWIYVVVSAVVLGIVMAIAAALLVIRSKKKNQNKEIPSDMEDLELQKLSLSIRTTSQKKVSFGQVSQGTLDGQIIDIIPSKISVVGYTIDEMRKATEDFNSSNHIDKSVFHGRLNGENLAVKRVKAETLSKIDLGLFHAATHHHPNIIRLMGTCSTDGADSYLVFEYAKNGSLKDWLHGGLAMKSQFIASCYCFLNWKQRLRICLDVATALQYMHQIMIPSYVHSHIKSQNIFLDEEFNAKVGNFGIPRCSEDEKEEQPFWSKGYLAPELLQQGISSAGTDIFAYGVVLLELLSGKKPITRGDGEGEGDVPLSEKIKSILQSENAEELRGWMDSILGESYSFDEAVTLANLARACVESDPGLRPTAGEVVEKLSKLVQELPEGDEFSSICESSSRPLVKSA; encoded by the coding sequence ATGTGGATCAAGTGGTTTGTCCTGGAAATATCGACTACGATGACCAGACACCAGCTGGGAGCTTTGTTTTTCTTCACATGGGGCATGGTTTCTGCACTTGCACAGAACTTGCTAAGCTGTGATTCTAACTCTAAATCTGCTGTGTCTGGCTACTTTTGCAATGGATTTCCCAGTAAGTGTGATACGTTTGTTATTCTTCGAACGAATCCATGCTACTGGTCTCTTTCCAATCTGAGCTCGTACTTGGGGATCAACCGGTTCGTGCTGGCTCAAGCCAATGGCTTCTCAGCTGACACAGAGTTTCTTCCCCAACACTGGCCTTTATTAATCCCAATTGAATGTCAGTGCAACAGTGGTAACTTTGAAGCGGTGGTAACGAAAACTACCATAAAAGGCGAGAGCTTTTATGGGATTACTGAGTCGCTGGAGGGATTAACGACTTGCAAATCCATCCGAGAGAAAAACCCAAGTGTCTCACCTTGGAATCTTAAAGACAAGATTCAGTTGGTGATTCCATTGAGGTGCGCGTGCCCAAATTCTTCTGAATTCAATTTGAACATAAAGCTTCTGATTTCTTATCCGGTAAGTGGTGGTGACACCATTTCCAACTTGGCCTTGAGGTTCAATATTACTCCAGAGAGCATTATCTTCGTGAATAAAAAATCGTTGGGGAGTTCCAAACCGGAAAATCTATTGCCGGTTTCTACTACCCTTCTGATTCCGCTCAAAGAAAAGCCTGTTTTTGGACCTGATTGGGGATCTCGAAATACTAGCATTTCAGTAGCTAAGCCAAGGAAGAAAAGGTCAAGAATGATGAAGATTTGGATTTATGTTGTTGTTAGCGCGGTTGTATTAGGAATTGTCATGGCGATTGCAGCAGCCCTTTTGGTTATtcgatcgaagaagaagaaccagaACAAGGAGATTCCGAGCGACATGGAAGATTTGGAGCTACAAAAGCTTAGTCTAAGCATCCGAACCACGAGCCAAAAAAAGGTCTCATTTGGTCAAGTTTCCCAAGGTACTCTTGATGGTCAGATCATCGATATCATACCAAGTAAGATTTCAGTGGTGGGATATACGATCGATGAGATGAGAAAAGCAACCGAAGACTTCAATTCAAGTAATCATATAGACAAATCCGTGTTCCATGGTCGTCTCAACGGGGAAAACTTGGCAGTTAAGCGCGTAAAAGCTGAGACTCTATCAAAGAttgatttggggcttttccACGCTGCGACTCACCATCATCCCAACATAATCAGGTTAATGGGTACGTGTTCAACTGATGGTGCCGATTCGTATTTGGTTTTTGAGTATGCTAAGAATGGGTCTTTGAAAGACTGGCTCCACGGCGGGTTGGCGATGAAGAGCCAGTTCATAGCCTCCTGCTATTGTTTCTTGAACTGGAAACAACGGCTGAGGATCTGTCTCGATGTTGCCACAGCCTTACAGTATATGCACCAGATAATGATCCCAAGTTACGTTCACAGCCATATAAAGAGCCAGAACATCTTTTTGGATGAAGAATTCAACGCAAAAGTCGGAAATTTCGGCATCCCAAGATGTAGTGAAGATGAAAAAGAGGAACAACCATTTTGGAGTAAAGGTTATCTAGCACCCGAACTTCTCCAACAGGGTATAAGTTCCGCGGGAACTGATATTTTCGcgtatggtgtggttttgcTTGAGTTATTATCAGGGAAAAAACCCATAACGAGGGGAGATGGGGAAGGAGAAGGGGATGTTCCGTTGTCGGAGAAAATCAAATCCATTTTACAATCAGAGAATGCAGAGGAATTGAGGGGGTGGATGGACAGTATTTTGGGAGAGAGTTATTCATTTGATGAAGCTGTCACTTTGGCAAATCTTGCTCGAGCTTGTGTTGAAAGTGATCCGGGTTTGCGACCGACTGCAGGGGAAGTTGTGGAGAAGTTGTCGAAGTTGGTTCAAGAATTACCAGAAGGAGATGAATTCAGCTCAATCTGTGAAAGCTCTTCTAGACCTCTAGTCAAGTCTGCTTGA
- the LOC131304297 gene encoding ribulose-phosphate 3-epimerase, cytoplasmic isoform isoform X3, protein MGRHFVPNLTIGAPVIQSLRKHSKAYLDCHLMVTNPLDYVEPLGKAGASGFTFHVEASKDNWQELVQQIKSKGMKPGVALKPGTPVEEVYPLLDGENPVEMVLVMTVEPGFGGQKFMPETMEKVRDLRKKYPSLDIEVDGGLGPSTIDAAASAGANCIVAGSSVFGAPEPAQVISLLRKSVEVAH, encoded by the exons ATGGGTAG ACATTTTGTACCAAATCTTACTATTGGCGCTCCTGTCATTCAAAGCCTTAGAAAGCACTCCAA GGCATATTTGGATTGTCATCTTATGGTCACAAATCCTCTTGACTATGTGGAACCATTAGGAAAAGCTGGTGCTTCAGGTTTTACATTTCATGTTGAGGCATCCAAAG ATAATTGGCAAGAACTTGTCCAGCAGATTAAATCGAAGGGCATGAAGCCTGGTGTGGCTTTGAAGCCCGGAACACCTGTTGAAGAGGTTTATCCACTG CTTGATGGTGAAAATCCTGTGGAAATGGTTCTTGTTATGACTGTGGAACCTGGATTTGGTGGGCAGAAGTTCATGCCCGAAACGATGGAAAAG GTAAGAGATCTGAGAAAGAAGTACCCGTCACTTGATATAGAG GTGGATGGAGGTTTGGGGCCTTCGACCATTGATGCTGCAGCTTCAGCCGGAGCAAACTGCATCGTCGCTGGAAGTTCAGTGTTTGGAGCTCCCGAGCCAGCTCAAGTCATATCACTTTTGAGAAAGAGTGTGGAGGTGGCTCATTGA
- the LOC131304297 gene encoding ribulose-phosphate 3-epimerase, cytoplasmic isoform isoform X2, with translation MPIAKIAPSMLSSDFANLASEADRMIQCGADWLHMDIMDGHFVPNLTIGAPVIQSLRKHSKAYLDCHLMVTNPLDYVEPLGKAGASGFTFHVEASKDNWQELVQQIKSKGMKPGVALKPGTPVEEVYPLLDGENPVEMVLVMTVEPGFGGQKFMPETMEKVRDLRKKYPSLDIEVDGGLGPSTIDAAASAGANCIVAGSSVFGAPEPAQVISLLRKSVEVAH, from the exons ATGCCGATAGCGAAGATTGCACCGTCGATGCTGTCATCGGACTTCGCCAATTTGGCATCGGAAGCCGATCGCATGATTCAGTGCGGCGCCGATTGGCTCCACATGGACATCATG GATGG ACATTTTGTACCAAATCTTACTATTGGCGCTCCTGTCATTCAAAGCCTTAGAAAGCACTCCAA GGCATATTTGGATTGTCATCTTATGGTCACAAATCCTCTTGACTATGTGGAACCATTAGGAAAAGCTGGTGCTTCAGGTTTTACATTTCATGTTGAGGCATCCAAAG ATAATTGGCAAGAACTTGTCCAGCAGATTAAATCGAAGGGCATGAAGCCTGGTGTGGCTTTGAAGCCCGGAACACCTGTTGAAGAGGTTTATCCACTG CTTGATGGTGAAAATCCTGTGGAAATGGTTCTTGTTATGACTGTGGAACCTGGATTTGGTGGGCAGAAGTTCATGCCCGAAACGATGGAAAAG GTAAGAGATCTGAGAAAGAAGTACCCGTCACTTGATATAGAG GTGGATGGAGGTTTGGGGCCTTCGACCATTGATGCTGCAGCTTCAGCCGGAGCAAACTGCATCGTCGCTGGAAGTTCAGTGTTTGGAGCTCCCGAGCCAGCTCAAGTCATATCACTTTTGAGAAAGAGTGTGGAGGTGGCTCATTGA